TCGCGTAGCCCAAGCGCATCCACTGGAGCGCGGGCTCGCCGCAGTGCTTGATGTGGCCGGCCGTGAACTTCTCCATGCGCGCGCGGCCGCCGGTGATCTTTCCGCCGATCTTGATCTGGCATCCCTTGGCGCCGGACTCCATGATGCGGCGCAGCGTGGAGTGGCCGGCGCGCCGGAAGTGCCAGCCGCGCTCCAGCGCCTCGGCGAGCTTGACGGCCATGATCTGGGCGTTCAGGGAGGGGTTGCTGTCCTCCTGCACGTCGATCTGGGGGTTGTCGAGCTGGAAGCGGTTCGTGAGGTCGTCCGTGAGCTTCTTGATCGTGGCGCCGCGGCGGCCGATGACAAAGCCCGGGCGCTCGGCGACAAGCGTGATGCGCGTGCCCATGGGCGTGCGCTGGATGTCGACGCCGCCGAAACCGGCCTTCTCGGTCTCGCGCTTCAGGTACTCGCGCACCATCACGCGCCGCATGCGCTCG
This genomic stretch from Candidatus Thermoplasmatota archaeon harbors:
- a CDS encoding 30S ribosomal protein S3 — protein: MAVERKLVNERMRRVMVREYLKRETEKAGFGGVDIQRTPMGTRITLVAERPGFVIGRRGATIKKLTDDLTNRFQLDNPQIDVQEDSNPSLNAQIMAVKLAEALERGWHFRRAGHSTLRRIMESGAKGCQIKIGGKITGGRARMEKFTAGHIKHCGEPALQWMRLGYATARKKLGTIGVRVAIMDPNAKLPDEVTYAGEAGSTQVVPQAPAPAPAPAVPVEGEVGEMPAAPTGKRGGRLTDVEGIGKVKAKALEEAGFSDVESLREASEEDLATVLGEKLARKIKSDILRGER